Proteins from one Cryptomeria japonica chromosome 4, Sugi_1.0, whole genome shotgun sequence genomic window:
- the LOC131044123 gene encoding metacaspase-9: protein MANKYAVLVGCNYPNTKNELHGCVNDVTHMRRTLIRRFGFPEHNITFMIDTDSASTKPTGKNILQALNSMVVKAKHGDVLFFHYSGHGTFIPAKKPHRRRGHTYDECIVPCDFNLLSDDDFRGIVNKVAKGASFTMMCDSCNSGGLIDKEKEQIGPHVLPITKKRRRPEARKFIPVESLMEVLKEKTGNPQLEIADIRVALFHLFGSDASSNVLSHAKYLLEKNGSHLTNGDSFPLLTNKAKKDAQLLLDGKSGALHDKKESVDGDMGILLSGCQSDETSADANPRGQAYGAFSNAVERVLGGHRKAISNKELVLRTRKLLGEAGYTQHPCLYCSDTNADESFLRQ from the exons ATGGCGAACAAATATGCAGTATTAGTGGGTTGCAATTATCCCAATACCAAAAACGAGCTCCATGGCTGCGTTAACGATGTTACCCACATGCGCAGAACGCTCATCAGGCGATTTGGCTTCCCCGAGCACAATATAACCTTTATGATTGACACTGATTCGGCCTCCACCAAGCCCACCGGAAAAAACATCCTCCAAGCTCTCAACTCCATGGTTGTCAAGGCCAAGCATGGAGACGTTCTCTTCTTCCATTACAGCGGCCATGGTACCTTCATTCCGGCCAAAAAGCCCCATCGCCGTCGTGGTCACACCTACGACGAGTGCATTGTGCCATGCGACTTCAATCTTCTCAGTG ATGACGACTTTCGAGGAATCGTGAACAAAGTTGCAAAGGGGGCATCCTTCACGATGATGTGCGATTCGTGCAACAGCGGTGGGCTGATCGATAAAGAAAAAGAGCAAATCGGTCCACATGTTTTACCCATCACCAAAAAACGCCGTCGACCAGAAGCACGCAAGTTCATACCTGTGGAGTCATTGATGGAAGTCTTGAAAGAGAAGACGGGGAATCCCCAACTTGAGATTGCAGACATTAGAGTTGCTCTTTTCCATCTCTTCGGCAGCGATGCGAGCTCCAATGTTTTAAGCCATGCCAAGTACTTGCTAGAGAAAAATGGATCGCACTTAACAAATGGGGATTCTTTTCCCTTGCTTACAAacaaagctaagaaagatgcacagTTACTTTTAGATGGGAAAAGTGGAGCGTTACACGATAAGAAAGAATCGGTTGATGGTGATATGGGCATTTTGTTAAGTGGGTGCCAGTCTGATGAAACGTCTGCAGATGCAAATCCAAGGGGGCAAGCCTACGGTGCGTTCAGTAATGCTGTTGAGAGAGTACTGGGTGGGCATAGAAAAGCTATTAGCAATAAAGAATTGGTTTTGAGAACGCGGAAGCTTTTGGGAGAAGCTGGGTATACTCAACACCCGTGTCTCTATTGCAGTGATACTAACGCGGATGAGAGCTTCCTGCGCCAATAG